In a genomic window of Cygnus atratus isolate AKBS03 ecotype Queensland, Australia chromosome 23, CAtr_DNAZoo_HiC_assembly, whole genome shotgun sequence:
- the POU3F1 gene encoding POU domain, class 3, transcription factor 1, with translation MAAAAQYLPRGAALLHPDGERLPQAATYRDVQKMMHHDYLQGLAPAALPHHQWLPSAGTDWGSGGGGGGGGGGGGGGGGPPGGAHLAAAEHGKGGPGGPRDELPPPPPPPAAFHHRPHLVHQAAAGGAAGGWAQGGAHHLPPMSPPSGQPLLYAQPYGGLNGMLGPPGPALHHGLRDPLGAEEAGGHELAASPPPLGPPEPSDEDAPSSDDLEQFAKQFKQRRIKLGFTQADVGLALGTLYGNVFSQTTICRFEALQLSFKNMCKLKPLLNKWLEETDSSTGSPTNLDKIAAQGRKRKKRTSIEVGVKGALENHFLKCPKPSAHEITSLADSLQLEKEVVRVWFCNRRQKEKRMTPAGGPHPPMEDVYAQADTSPLHHGLPAAVP, from the coding sequence atggccgccgccgcccagTACCTGCCGCGCGGCGCCGCGCTGCTGCACCCCGACGGGGAGCGGCTGCCGCAGGCCGCCACGTACCGCGACGTGCAGAAGATGATGCACCACGACTACCTGCAGGGGCTGGCCCCCGCCGCGCTGCCGCACCACCAGTGGCTGCCCAGCGCCGGCACGGATTGGGGCAGCgggggcggcggaggaggaggcggaggaggaggaggaggcggcgggggacCCCCCGGCGGGGCGCACCTGGCGGCGGCCGAGCACGGCAagggcggcccgggggggccccgcgACGAGCTGCCCcctccgccgcctccgccgGCCGCTTTCCACCACCGGCCGCACCTCGTGCAccaggcggcggcgggcggcgcggcgggcggctgGGCGCAGGGCGGCGCGCACCACCTGCCGCCCATGTCGCCGCCGTCGGGGCAGCCGCTGCTGTACGCGCAGCCCTACGGGGGGCTCAACGGCATGCTgggcccgcccggccccgcgctgcaCCACGGGCTGCGGGACCCGCTGGGGGCCGAGGAGGCCGGGGGCCACGAGCTGGCGgcctcgccgccgccgctggGGCCGCCCGAGCCGTCGGACGAGGACGCGCCCAGCTCCGACGACCTGGAGCAGTTCGCCAAGCAGTTCAAGCAGCGGCGGATCAAGCTGGGCTTCACGCAGGCCGACGTGGGGCTGGCGCTGGGCACCCTGTACGGGAACGTCTTCTCGCAGACCACCATCTGCCGCTTCGAGGCGCTGCAGCTGAGCTTCAAGAACATGTGCAAGCTGAAGCCGCTGCTCAACAAGTGGCTGGAGGAGACGGACTCCAGCACGGGCAGCCCCACCAACCTGGACAAGATCGCGGCGCAGGGCAGGAAGCGCAAGAAGCGCACCTCCATCGAGGTGGGCGTCAAGGGCGCCCTGGAGAACCACTTCCTCAAGTGCCCCAAGCCCTCGGCGCACGAGATCACCTCCCTGGCGGactccctgcagctggagaaggaggtggTGCGGGTCTGGTTCTGCAACCGGCGGCAGAAGGAGAAGCGCATGACGCCGGCCGGGGGCCCGCACCCCCCGATGGAGGACGTTTACGCACAGGCGGACACCTCGCCGCTGCACCACGGGCTCCCCGCCGCCGTGCCCTGa